In a genomic window of Streptococcus oralis:
- the gatC gene encoding Asp-tRNA(Asn)/Glu-tRNA(Gln) amidotransferase subunit GatC, whose translation MKITQEEVTHVANLSKLRFSEEETAAFATTLSKIVDMVELLGEVDTTGVAPTTTMADRKTVLRPDVAEEGTDRDRLFKNVPEKENYYIKVPAILDDGGDA comes from the coding sequence ATGAAAATTACGCAAGAAGAGGTAACACACGTTGCCAATCTTTCAAAATTAAGATTCTCTGAAGAAGAAACTGCTGCCTTTGCGACAACCTTGTCTAAAATTGTTGACATGGTTGAATTGCTGGGCGAAGTCGACACAACTGGTGTCGCACCTACTACAACCATGGCTGACCGCAAGACCGTACTCCGCCCTGATGTGGCCGAAGAAGGAACAGACCGTGACCGCTTGTTTAAAAACGTACCTGAAAAAGAAAACTACTATATCAAGGTACCAGCTATCCTAGATGATGGAGGAGATGCCTAA
- a CDS encoding YwaF family protein: protein MFHQFITRSQTVPPPISLFWYGIMMLTLVLCIYGALAYHNNPKFVRLFKGIQILQLLALYSWYVGFGIPFSNSLPFYHCRLAMFAVVFLPDKWRSKQYFALLGASGAVFALVYPVFDPYDFPHITSFSFLIGHYALLVNSLIYLMNHYDKTLLKKYMIVAYTFILNLFLVGVNQVTGGNYGLLNKTPFIPDAPLWLKYLLVSVILSLALVLFDILFKKRWKKRNQAQSVL, encoded by the coding sequence ATGTTCCATCAATTTATCACCAGATCTCAGACGGTTCCTCCTCCCATTTCCCTCTTTTGGTATGGGATTATGATGCTTACTTTAGTGCTTTGTATTTATGGAGCACTTGCTTATCACAATAATCCGAAATTTGTCCGCTTGTTTAAGGGGATTCAGATCCTCCAGTTACTAGCCCTATATAGTTGGTATGTTGGTTTTGGGATTCCATTTTCTAATAGCCTTCCGTTTTACCATTGCCGTTTGGCTATGTTTGCGGTGGTTTTCTTGCCAGATAAATGGCGGAGCAAGCAATATTTTGCCCTCTTAGGAGCAAGTGGAGCGGTCTTTGCCTTGGTTTACCCGGTTTTTGACCCCTATGATTTCCCCCATATCACCAGTTTTTCATTTTTGATTGGGCACTATGCCCTTCTAGTGAATTCCTTGATTTACTTGATGAATCACTATGACAAGACCTTGCTCAAGAAATATATGATTGTAGCCTATACCTTTATTCTCAATCTCTTTCTAGTTGGGGTAAATCAGGTGACGGGTGGAAATTATGGTTTGTTAAACAAGACACCTTTTATTCCAGATGCGCCCTTGTGGTTAAAATACCTTCTTGTGTCCGTCATCCTCTCACTGGCTCTGGTTCTTTTTGATATCTTGTTCAAAAAAAGGTGGAAAAAGAGAAATCAGGCGCAATCTGTGCTCTAG